A genome region from Emys orbicularis isolate rEmyOrb1 unplaced genomic scaffold, rEmyOrb1.hap1 scaffold_94, whole genome shotgun sequence includes the following:
- the LOC135895116 gene encoding apoptosis regulator BAX-like produces the protein MAAAPGGERESGRGGGGATSDQILQTGAVLLHGFIRDRAQRCGDSQAVELSRAELGGPEPPPCDENTKRLSECLRRIGDELDNNTELQSMIDRVGAHAPKDVFFRVAAEMFSDGTFNWGRVVALFYFACKLVLKALCTKVPELVRTIVGWTLEYLRDHVLAWIQAQGGWDGLLSYFGTPTWQTITIFAAGVLTASLTIWKMS, from the exons ATGGCGGCGGCTCCGGGCGGGGAGAGGGAGAGCGGCCGGGGGGGCGGCg GGGCCACGTCGGATCAAATCCTGCAGACGGGAGCGGTTCTGCTGCACGG GTTCATCCGGGACCGGGCCCAGCGCTGCGGGGACTCCCAGGCCGTGGAGCTGAgccgggcagagctgggggggccggagcccccccccTGCGACGAGAACACCAAGCGGCTGAGCGAGTGCCTGCGGCGGATCGGGGACGAGCTCGACAACAACACCGAACTGCAGAG TATGATTGACCGGGTGGGGGCCCACGCCCCCAAGGACGTCTTCTTCCGCGTGGCCGCCGAGATGTTCTCCGACGGGACCTTCAACTGGGGCCGGGTCGTGGCGCTTTTCTACTTCGCCTGCAAGCTGGTGCTCAAG gctctgtgcaCCAAGGTCCCCGAGCTGGTGCGGACCATCGTGGGCTGGACGTTGGAGTACCTCCGGGATCATGTGCTGGCCTGGATCCAGGCCCAGGGAGGATGG gacggCCTCCTCTCCTACTTCGGCACGCCCACCTGGCAGACCATCACCATCTTCGCTGCTGGCGTGCTCACCGCCTCCCTCACCATCTGGAAGATGTCgtag